Proteins encoded within one genomic window of uncultured Desulfobacter sp.:
- a CDS encoding sugar transferase, which yields MKDIFDRSISIMALLILSPLIISLAALIQTKLGAPVFFKQIRPGRHGKLFTLYKFRTMTDAKDKKGRLLSDAKRLTPFGKFLRSTSLDELPELFNVAIGDMSLVGPRPLLIQYLDRYTKEQDRRHDVKPGLTGWAQINGRNELSWDEKFEFDTWYVDHQSFILDLKILILTIGTVMKRKGVTAKGEATAKEFFPK from the coding sequence ATGAAGGATATTTTTGATAGATCAATTTCTATAATGGCTCTTTTGATTTTAAGTCCCTTGATAATAAGCTTAGCCGCTTTAATTCAGACTAAGCTCGGCGCTCCTGTTTTTTTTAAACAAATTCGCCCTGGTCGTCATGGAAAGCTGTTTACCCTGTATAAGTTTAGAACAATGACTGATGCCAAGGATAAAAAAGGGCGATTGCTATCTGATGCAAAGAGGCTGACACCATTTGGCAAATTTTTAAGATCAACATCACTGGATGAATTACCTGAGCTATTTAATGTGGCAATAGGCGATATGTCCTTGGTCGGACCAAGGCCTCTTTTGATTCAATACTTAGATCGTTATACAAAAGAGCAGGATAGACGCCATGACGTCAAGCCCGGTTTGACCGGATGGGCCCAAATAAACGGACGAAACGAATTAAGTTGGGACGAAAAATTTGAGTTTGATACGTGGTATGTGGATCATCAATCTTTTATCTTGGATCTTAAAATACTAATACTGACCATTGGTACAGTGATGAAAAGAAAAGGCGTAACGGCTAAGGGAGAAGCGACTGCCAAGGAGTTTTTTCCTAAGTAG